From a region of the Mycobacteroides saopaulense genome:
- the sufD gene encoding Fe-S cluster assembly protein SufD — MTQLTQAVEGANKGELFSSYDVAAFEVPGGRDELWRFTPLRRLRGLHDGTATATAEPTVDVAAGEGVIVETVDRADERLGQGGVPSDRIAAQAYSSFSKASVITVGKQAVVGDPVAITVTGPGAGQVAYGHTQVRAGELSESVVVIDYRGSGTYAENVEFVVDDAARLTVVSIADWADDAVHVTAHHAKLGKDAVLRHIAVTLGGDLVRLSASLRFCAQGGDAELLGLYYADDGQFFEHRLLVDHAQPNCRSHVTYKGALQGNPASDKPDAHTVWIGDVLIRAEATGTDTFELNRNLILTDGARADSVPNLEIETGEIAGAGHASATGRFDDEQLFYLRSRGIAEEDARRLVVRGFFQDIIQRIGIESVRDRLTEAVEQELQTTDH, encoded by the coding sequence ATGACGCAGTTGACTCAAGCTGTCGAGGGCGCCAACAAGGGAGAGCTGTTCAGCTCCTACGACGTGGCCGCCTTCGAGGTGCCCGGCGGCCGCGACGAGCTGTGGCGATTCACCCCGCTGCGCCGGCTGCGCGGCCTGCACGACGGCACCGCCACCGCGACCGCGGAACCGACCGTGGATGTCGCCGCCGGTGAGGGCGTGATCGTGGAGACGGTCGACCGTGCCGACGAGCGCCTCGGACAGGGCGGCGTTCCCTCGGATCGGATTGCCGCGCAGGCCTACTCGTCGTTCTCTAAGGCCTCGGTGATCACCGTCGGCAAGCAGGCGGTGGTGGGCGATCCGGTCGCGATCACCGTCACCGGTCCCGGTGCGGGGCAGGTTGCCTACGGACACACCCAGGTTCGTGCCGGAGAGTTGTCCGAATCGGTGGTGGTCATCGACTACCGCGGCAGCGGAACCTACGCCGAGAACGTCGAATTCGTGGTAGACGACGCGGCTCGGCTGACCGTCGTCAGCATCGCCGACTGGGCCGACGACGCGGTGCATGTGACGGCGCACCATGCCAAGCTCGGCAAGGACGCGGTGCTGCGGCATATCGCGGTCACCCTGGGCGGAGACCTGGTAAGGCTGAGCGCGTCTCTCCGCTTTTGCGCGCAGGGTGGTGACGCCGAACTGCTCGGGCTGTACTACGCCGACGACGGCCAGTTCTTCGAGCACCGGCTGCTGGTCGACCACGCCCAACCCAACTGCCGTTCGCACGTCACGTACAAGGGTGCGCTGCAGGGCAATCCGGCCTCCGACAAGCCCGATGCGCACACCGTCTGGATCGGCGATGTGCTCATTCGCGCCGAGGCCACGGGCACCGACACCTTCGAGCTGAACCGCAACTTGATCCTCACCGACGGGGCTCGGGCCGATTCGGTGCCGAACCTGGAGATCGAGACCGGCGAGATCGCCGGGGCCGGGCACGCCAGTGCCACCGGACGATTCGACGATGAGCAACTGTTCTATCTGCGCTCACGCGGTATCGCCGAAGAGGATGCGCGCCGACTGGTGGTGCGCGGCTTCTTCCAGGACATCATCCAGCGGATCGGGATCGAGTCGGTGCGCGACCGACTCACCGAGGCCGTTGAACAAGAACTGCAAACGACCGATCATTAA
- the sufB gene encoding Fe-S cluster assembly protein SufB has product MTLEREVLTQDETIASLGNYGYGWSDSDVAGASAQRGLSEAVVRDISSKKSEPEWMLDVRLKALRTFDKKPMPNWGSNLEGIDFDNIKYFVRSSEKQAASWDELPEDIKNTYDRLGIPEAEKQRLVAGVAAQYESEVVYHSIREDLESQGVIFLDTDSGLREHPEIFKEYFGSVIPAGDNKFSALNTAVWSGGSFIYVPPGVHVDIPLQAYFRINTENMGQFERTLIIVDEGAYVHYVEGCTAPIYKSDSLHSAVVEIIVKAGGRCRYTTIQNWSNNVYNLVTKRARAEAGATMEWVDGNIGSKVTMKYPAVWMTGEHAKGEVLSVAFAGEGQHQDTGAKMLHLAPNTSSNIVSKSVARGGGRASYRGLVQVNKGAHGSRSTVKCDALLVDTVSRSDTYPYVDIREDDVTMGHEATVSKVSDDQLFYLMSRGLTEDEAMAMVVRGFVEPIAKELPMEYALELNRLIELQMEGAVG; this is encoded by the coding sequence ATGACCCTCGAACGTGAAGTGTTGACCCAGGACGAGACGATCGCGTCCCTGGGCAACTACGGCTACGGCTGGTCCGATTCCGACGTGGCAGGCGCCAGCGCACAGCGCGGGCTGTCCGAGGCGGTGGTGCGCGACATCTCCAGCAAGAAGAGCGAGCCCGAGTGGATGCTCGATGTTCGCCTCAAGGCGCTGCGGACCTTCGACAAGAAGCCCATGCCGAACTGGGGCTCGAACCTCGAGGGCATCGACTTCGACAACATCAAGTACTTCGTGCGGTCCAGCGAGAAGCAGGCCGCGTCCTGGGACGAACTGCCCGAGGACATCAAGAACACCTATGACCGCCTCGGCATCCCCGAGGCCGAGAAGCAGCGGCTGGTGGCGGGCGTCGCGGCGCAGTACGAATCGGAAGTCGTCTACCACTCGATCCGCGAAGACCTTGAGTCCCAAGGGGTTATCTTCCTGGACACCGACTCCGGTCTGCGCGAGCACCCGGAGATCTTCAAGGAGTACTTCGGCAGTGTCATCCCGGCCGGAGACAACAAATTCTCGGCGCTGAACACCGCGGTGTGGTCGGGTGGATCGTTCATCTATGTGCCGCCGGGCGTGCACGTGGACATTCCGCTGCAGGCTTACTTCCGCATCAACACCGAGAACATGGGTCAGTTCGAGCGGACGCTCATCATCGTCGACGAGGGCGCCTACGTGCACTACGTCGAAGGATGTACCGCACCGATCTACAAGTCCGACTCGCTGCACTCGGCCGTCGTCGAGATCATCGTCAAGGCCGGTGGTCGGTGCCGGTACACGACCATCCAGAACTGGTCGAACAACGTCTACAACCTGGTCACCAAGCGGGCCCGCGCCGAGGCCGGTGCCACCATGGAATGGGTCGACGGAAACATCGGCTCCAAGGTCACCATGAAGTACCCGGCCGTGTGGATGACCGGTGAGCACGCCAAGGGCGAGGTGTTGTCGGTGGCCTTCGCGGGCGAAGGGCAGCACCAGGACACCGGTGCCAAGATGCTGCACCTGGCACCGAACACGTCGAGCAACATCGTGTCCAAGTCGGTGGCTCGCGGCGGCGGCCGTGCCTCCTACCGAGGCCTGGTCCAGGTCAACAAGGGCGCCCACGGATCGCGTTCCACCGTGAAATGCGATGCGTTGCTGGTCGATACGGTCAGCCGCAGCGATACCTACCCGTATGTCGACATTCGCGAGGATGACGTCACCATGGGTCACGAGGCCACCGTGTCCAAGGTCAGTGATGACCAGCTGTTCTACCTGATGAGCCGCGGTCTGACCGAGGACGAGGCGATGGCCATGGTGGTGCGCGGCTTCGTCGAGCCGATCGCCAAGGAACTACCGATGGAATATGCGCTGGAGCTCAACCGGCTCATCGAGCTGCAAATGGAAGGCGCGGTGGGTTAG
- a CDS encoding helix-turn-helix transcriptional regulator — MAVSQVLDAAPAVSHDGQTRAAVVRLLMESGPITAGEIGDRLGLSAAGVRRHLDALIDAGDAVANPAAAWQHHGRGRPAKRYLLTADGRAKLNHAYDDLASAAMRQLREIGGDDAVRTFARRRIDAILGDVAAGAPHNDPEATVEQVAAALTKAGYAASTQKVGGSPGSPQGVQICQHHCPVSHVAAEFPELCEAEQEAFAEVLGTHVQRLATIANGDCACTTHIPINVSH, encoded by the coding sequence ATGGCTGTGTCGCAGGTGCTGGACGCCGCGCCCGCCGTGTCTCACGATGGACAGACGCGTGCCGCCGTGGTGCGGCTACTGATGGAATCCGGGCCTATCACCGCAGGTGAGATCGGAGACCGCCTCGGCTTGTCCGCGGCCGGCGTACGTCGGCACCTGGACGCGCTCATCGACGCAGGTGACGCCGTCGCGAACCCAGCGGCCGCGTGGCAGCATCACGGCCGCGGCAGGCCGGCCAAGCGCTATCTACTGACCGCCGATGGGCGTGCCAAGCTCAATCACGCGTACGACGATCTGGCCTCCGCGGCGATGCGGCAGCTGCGCGAGATCGGCGGCGACGATGCCGTGCGCACCTTCGCGCGTCGTCGTATCGACGCGATTTTGGGTGATGTGGCGGCCGGGGCCCCCCATAACGATCCGGAGGCCACCGTTGAGCAGGTTGCGGCGGCGCTCACCAAGGCCGGCTACGCCGCGAGCACCCAGAAAGTGGGCGGTTCTCCCGGATCTCCGCAGGGTGTACAGATATGTCAGCATCACTGCCCGGTATCCCACGTAGCGGCCGAGTTCCCGGAATTGTGCGAGGCGGAACAGGAGGCCTTCGCCGAGGTGTTGGGAACACATGTACAGCGATTGGCCACGATCGCCAATGGTGACTGCGCCTGTACCACGCACATCCCGATAAACGTGTCCCACTGA
- the mptB gene encoding polyprenol phosphomannose-dependent alpha 1,6 mannosyltransferase MptB, giving the protein MSVRGQWLSSSLSHLHDDERSSAPLNARELTAMNRTRLFGATGTALMAIGALGAGARPVIQDPIFGVRLLNLPSRIQTVSLTMTTTGAVMMTLAWLMLGRFAIGSLRNKGPDGRPDGPRGPVRRMSRGQLDRTLLLWILPLLIAPPMYSKDVYSYLAQSQIARLGKDPYTEGPAMALGLDHVFTLSVPSLWRETPAPYGPLFLWIGKGISRLTGDDIVAGALCHRLVELLGVLLIIWATPRLAQRCGVAEVSALWLGAANPLLLMHLIAGIHNEALMLGLMLTGTELAMRGVDSTRSLAGVRHWPHTRVQWATWAPLGNLLAGTVLITASSQVKLPSLLALGFVGMALARRWGGGVRGLVQSGALLGTVTGACTVLIGWASGLGFGWIYTLGTANAVRSWMSPPTLVALGTGQVGILLGLGDHTTAILSLTRGIGIGIIAIAVSWLLLAVLRGRLHPVGGLGVALGITVLLFPVVQPWYLLWAIIPLAAWATRPAFRGTAIGITLLVGIFGPTANGDRFALFQIIDATVASAIIALLLIAITHDYLPWRRLPNGDREPPLTLTDRDATIDQDSTTGADAVGDQAIRADNSTAQPRP; this is encoded by the coding sequence GTGTCGGTACGTGGGCAGTGGCTGAGTTCATCGCTCTCCCATCTGCATGATGACGAGCGCTCGTCGGCCCCGCTGAACGCGCGTGAGCTCACGGCCATGAACCGGACTCGGCTGTTCGGCGCCACCGGAACCGCGCTGATGGCCATCGGTGCGCTCGGCGCCGGCGCGCGCCCGGTCATCCAGGATCCGATCTTCGGGGTCAGGCTGCTCAATCTTCCGTCGCGCATTCAGACCGTGTCACTGACCATGACCACCACCGGCGCCGTGATGATGACGTTGGCCTGGCTGATGCTGGGCCGCTTCGCAATCGGCAGCCTGCGCAACAAAGGTCCGGACGGGCGTCCGGATGGGCCCAGAGGTCCGGTGCGCAGGATGTCGCGCGGTCAGCTAGACCGCACCCTGCTGCTGTGGATCCTGCCGCTGCTCATCGCGCCGCCCATGTACTCCAAAGACGTGTACTCGTATCTGGCGCAAAGCCAGATCGCGCGCCTGGGCAAAGATCCGTACACGGAGGGCCCGGCCATGGCCCTGGGACTCGATCACGTGTTCACGCTGTCGGTACCCAGCCTGTGGCGAGAAACACCCGCCCCCTACGGTCCGCTGTTCCTCTGGATCGGCAAGGGCATCTCTCGACTCACCGGCGACGACATCGTCGCGGGGGCATTGTGTCATCGACTCGTCGAACTACTCGGTGTGCTGCTGATCATCTGGGCCACACCCCGCCTGGCTCAGCGCTGCGGGGTCGCCGAGGTCAGCGCGCTCTGGCTCGGCGCCGCCAATCCCCTGCTGTTGATGCACCTCATCGCCGGAATCCACAATGAGGCCCTCATGTTGGGCCTCATGCTGACCGGCACCGAACTGGCCATGCGGGGCGTCGACTCGACGCGCTCGCTCGCCGGGGTCAGGCACTGGCCACACACCCGCGTGCAGTGGGCCACCTGGGCCCCGCTGGGCAATCTCCTGGCCGGCACCGTACTGATCACCGCATCATCGCAAGTCAAGCTGCCGTCCCTGTTGGCTCTCGGCTTTGTCGGAATGGCGCTGGCGCGCCGATGGGGCGGCGGAGTTCGCGGCCTTGTGCAGTCCGGGGCGCTGCTGGGCACGGTGACCGGTGCCTGCACGGTCCTCATCGGATGGGCCAGCGGGCTCGGATTCGGCTGGATCTACACGCTCGGTACCGCCAACGCCGTACGCAGCTGGATGTCACCACCCACCCTTGTCGCCCTGGGTACCGGGCAGGTCGGCATCTTGCTCGGTCTGGGCGACCACACCACCGCCATCCTCTCGCTGACCCGCGGCATCGGTATCGGGATCATCGCGATCGCGGTGTCGTGGCTACTACTCGCCGTGCTGCGCGGACGCCTGCACCCCGTCGGTGGGCTCGGCGTCGCCCTCGGCATCACCGTGCTGCTGTTTCCGGTGGTGCAGCCCTGGTACCTGCTGTGGGCGATCATCCCGCTGGCCGCGTGGGCCACCCGCCCCGCGTTTCGCGGCACCGCGATCGGGATCACCCTGCTCGTGGGCATCTTCGGGCCCACCGCCAACGGCGACAGATTCGCGCTGTTCCAGATCATCGACGCGACCGTGGCAAGCGCCATCATCGCGCTCTTGCTCATCGCTATCACGCATGACTATCTGCCATGGCGTCGGCTGCCTAACGGCGACCGAGAGCCGCCGCTTACGCTGACTGACCGTGACGCAACCATCGACCAGGACAGCACCACCGGTGCGGATGCGGTCGGTGACCAAGCGATACGGGCCGACAACAGCACTGCACAACCTCGACCTTGA
- a CDS encoding ABC transporter ATP-binding protein produces the protein MRSVTKRYGPTTALHNLDLEVHEAQVFALLGPNGAGKTTSVELCEGFLHPDEGIVEVLGMDPVAKNSAVRSRIGVMLQGGGAYPTARASEMLGLVASYSANPLDPQWLLDTLGLTDAARTPYRRLSGGQQQRLALACALVGRPELVFLDEPTAGMDAHARLVVWELIDCLRRDGVAVVLTTHHMKEAEELADQLMIIDHGSVVASGTPSELMQSGAENQLRFSAPPRLDLTLLISALPEGYTVSEATPGEYRVEGVVDPQVLATVTAWCARMDVLTTDLRVEKRSLEDVFLDLTGRELR, from the coding sequence ATGCGGTCGGTGACCAAGCGATACGGGCCGACAACAGCACTGCACAACCTCGACCTTGAGGTCCACGAAGCGCAGGTCTTCGCGCTGCTGGGGCCCAACGGTGCCGGGAAAACCACCAGCGTCGAGCTCTGTGAGGGCTTCCTGCATCCCGACGAGGGCATCGTCGAGGTGCTCGGCATGGACCCCGTCGCCAAGAACTCCGCAGTGCGGTCGCGTATCGGCGTGATGCTGCAGGGCGGCGGCGCCTACCCCACTGCCCGGGCCAGTGAGATGCTGGGGCTCGTCGCCTCGTACTCTGCCAATCCTCTTGACCCGCAATGGCTTCTGGACACACTGGGGCTGACCGATGCCGCCCGCACTCCGTACCGGCGGTTATCCGGAGGCCAACAGCAACGCCTGGCGCTCGCGTGCGCCTTGGTGGGCCGACCCGAGCTGGTCTTCCTCGACGAACCGACCGCCGGCATGGATGCTCACGCCCGGCTGGTGGTGTGGGAACTGATCGACTGCCTGCGGCGCGACGGCGTCGCCGTGGTGCTCACCACCCATCACATGAAGGAAGCCGAGGAGCTGGCAGACCAGCTGATGATCATCGACCACGGTTCCGTGGTGGCCTCCGGTACACCATCAGAGCTGATGCAATCCGGTGCCGAGAACCAATTGCGCTTCTCCGCGCCGCCGCGACTGGATCTGACCCTGCTCATCTCCGCGCTACCCGAGGGATACACGGTGTCCGAGGCCACTCCCGGCGAGTATCGAGTGGAGGGCGTCGTGGACCCTCAGGTGCTGGCCACCGTCACCGCGTGGTGCGCACGCATGGATGTGCTGACCACCGACCTACGCGTGGAAAAGCGCAGCCTTGAGGACGTGTTCCTCGATCTGACCGGCAGGGAATTGCGATGA
- a CDS encoding ABC transporter permease gives MTDTTPRFVPGTFTPDPRPSAVHTMLFAQFWLELKLLLRNGEQLLLTMFIPITLLIGLTLLPLGQFPGSRTDIFVPAIMALAVISTAFTGQAIAVGFDRRYGALKRLGATALPVWGIIAGKALAVVTVVVLQAAVIGAIGGALGWRPHPVGLLLGAVIIALGTATFAAMGLLLGGTLRAEIVLALANLLWFIFAGLGALTLEDGRTTDAIPRAMVLLARLSPSGALSEALAAAMTLSVDWFALAVLAVWGVLAAYGALRWFKFT, from the coding sequence ATGACCGACACCACACCCCGCTTCGTCCCGGGCACCTTCACTCCCGATCCACGGCCCAGCGCCGTGCACACCATGCTCTTTGCTCAGTTCTGGCTGGAGCTCAAGCTGCTGCTGCGCAACGGTGAGCAGCTGCTGCTCACCATGTTCATTCCGATCACCCTCCTCATCGGGCTGACACTGCTACCACTGGGCCAATTCCCCGGTTCCCGGACCGACATCTTCGTGCCCGCCATCATGGCGCTGGCCGTCATTTCCACCGCATTCACCGGGCAGGCCATCGCGGTCGGGTTCGATCGCCGATACGGCGCGCTGAAACGCCTGGGCGCCACCGCATTACCGGTATGGGGCATCATCGCAGGCAAGGCGCTGGCCGTGGTCACCGTGGTGGTACTGCAGGCCGCCGTCATCGGCGCGATCGGTGGCGCACTGGGTTGGCGCCCGCATCCGGTGGGGCTGTTGCTCGGCGCGGTGATCATTGCCCTGGGCACTGCGACGTTCGCGGCGATGGGCCTGTTGCTGGGCGGCACCCTGCGCGCGGAAATCGTGCTGGCCCTGGCGAATCTGTTGTGGTTCATTTTCGCCGGTCTGGGGGCGTTGACACTGGAAGATGGTCGCACCACCGATGCGATCCCCCGCGCCATGGTGCTCCTGGCACGCCTGTCCCCCTCTGGTGCACTCTCGGAAGCGCTGGCGGCCGCGATGACGCTGTCCGTGGACTGGTTTGCGCTCGCGGTGCTTGCGGTGTGGGGTGTGCTCGCCGCCTACGGCGCGCTGCGCTGGTTCAAATTCACCTGA
- a CDS encoding DUF899 domain-containing protein yields MPDSISPTARPRIVSREQWRSASAELLVHEKAATRTLDALAARRRRMPMVAMPGGYGFVGPDGECSLIDLFAGRGQLIVYQFMDNGPDDYCSGCASVCDNVGRPEHLNARDTSFAVVSNMPYAQIAGFRQRMQWSFPFVSSRGTTFSADCGAGAGFGISAFLRDGEDVYQTYFSTDRGGDKMRMDFMLLDITAFGRQETWEDSPAGWPQTPPYAWWRLHDEY; encoded by the coding sequence ATGCCCGATTCCATTTCTCCCACCGCACGTCCACGTATCGTCTCGCGCGAGCAATGGCGTTCCGCCAGCGCCGAGCTGCTGGTCCACGAGAAGGCTGCGACACGAACTCTCGATGCGCTGGCCGCGCGGAGACGCCGGATGCCGATGGTCGCGATGCCGGGTGGGTACGGGTTCGTCGGCCCCGATGGCGAATGTTCACTGATCGACCTGTTCGCCGGGCGCGGCCAGCTGATCGTCTACCAATTCATGGACAACGGCCCAGACGACTACTGCTCCGGATGCGCATCGGTGTGCGACAACGTCGGCAGGCCCGAGCATCTGAACGCTCGCGACACCAGCTTCGCGGTGGTGTCCAACATGCCGTACGCACAAATCGCGGGCTTCCGGCAACGTATGCAATGGTCCTTTCCGTTCGTGTCCTCGCGCGGCACCACCTTCTCCGCGGATTGCGGCGCGGGAGCGGGATTCGGCATCAGCGCATTTCTCCGCGACGGCGAGGACGTCTATCAGACCTACTTCAGCACCGACCGCGGCGGCGACAAGATGCGCATGGACTTCATGCTGCTGGACATCACCGCCTTTGGGCGACAGGAGACCTGGGAGGATTCACCCGCGGGCTGGCCCCAGACACCGCCTTATGCGTGGTG